The following coding sequences are from one Paenibacillus sp. FSL R5-0912 window:
- a CDS encoding formate/nitrite transporter family protein, which yields MAYNKPQGIAEVTVENGVKKAHNPLSTVLILGFLGGAFIALGFLLDIRVIAGAPAEWGSIANFIGAAVFPVGLILVLLAGGELLTGNMMAVPLAFIAKKISFWEVIKNLVLITLSNLAGALFVAYFFGHVVGLTSDGVYLEKLVSMAEHKIDATFLQAFISGIGCNWLVALAVWLSYGADNFSGKILGIWFPTMAFVAIGFQHVVANMFLIPAAIFEGHFTWAQYFANFAPVWLGNLTGGAIFVAAAYWMAYLRKEPVAVTAVEGISAAGVKKHA from the coding sequence ATGGCTTATAACAAACCGCAGGGGATCGCCGAAGTAACGGTAGAGAACGGAGTCAAGAAAGCGCACAATCCGCTCAGCACTGTACTTATTCTCGGTTTCCTGGGAGGAGCGTTTATTGCGCTTGGATTTTTGCTGGATATTCGTGTCATTGCAGGTGCGCCTGCCGAGTGGGGGTCTATCGCTAACTTCATCGGAGCTGCGGTATTCCCGGTAGGGCTTATACTGGTGCTGCTTGCCGGAGGAGAGCTGCTGACAGGCAACATGATGGCGGTGCCGCTTGCTTTTATTGCGAAGAAGATTTCGTTCTGGGAAGTGATTAAGAACCTGGTGCTGATTACACTCAGCAACCTGGCAGGTGCCCTGTTCGTTGCTTATTTCTTCGGTCATGTCGTTGGCCTTACATCGGACGGGGTGTATCTGGAGAAGCTGGTGAGTATGGCTGAGCACAAGATTGATGCGACCTTCCTGCAGGCCTTTATCTCCGGGATCGGCTGTAACTGGCTCGTGGCGCTGGCAGTGTGGCTCTCCTATGGAGCAGATAATTTCAGCGGCAAAATCCTCGGTATCTGGTTCCCGACAATGGCGTTTGTTGCCATCGGCTTCCAGCACGTTGTAGCTAACATGTTCCTTATCCCTGCTGCCATCTTCGAAGGACATTTCACGTGGGCGCAGTATTTCGCCAACTTTGCCCCGGTATGGCTGGGCAATCTTACGGGCGGCGCGATCTTCGTCGCAGCGGCTTACTGGATGGCTTACCTGCGTAAGGAGCCGGTAGCTGTAACGGCTGTTGAAGGAATCTCCGCTGCAGGTGTGAAGAAACACGCTTAA
- a CDS encoding FAD-dependent oxidoreductase, with the protein MKVAVIGCTHAGTAAIVNTAQLYPDAQITVYERNDNISFLSCGIALYVGGVVKDPQGLFYSSPEQLAALGVQTKMRHEVTNVDTARKTLKARNLATGEEFEDTYDKLIMTTGSWPIVPKLEGIELEGILLSKNYNHSNTIIEQAQKVKRITVVGAGYIGVELVEAFQMNGKEVTLIDGEDRILSKYLDEEFTAPIQQSLEEHGIKLALGEKVAAFAGENGKVTKVITSKGEHETDLVILCIGFRPNTELLKGQVDMLPNGAIMVNDYMQTSLPDVYAAGDSCAIHYNPTGKHAYIPLATNAVRMGTLVARNLVSNTIPYMGTQGTSGIKIYEDNIAGTGLTEDAAKAEGMDAESVMLIDNYRPEFMPTFEQVQVKVVFERATRRILGAQIMSKMDLTQSINTVSVCIQNKMTVDQLAFIDFFFQPHYNKPWNFLNTAGLQALPKTVAVKEPVHV; encoded by the coding sequence ATGAAAGTAGCAGTCATTGGATGCACACACGCCGGAACCGCCGCAATTGTTAATACCGCACAGCTGTACCCGGATGCCCAGATTACGGTTTATGAGCGCAACGATAACATATCGTTCCTGTCTTGCGGAATAGCGCTTTACGTAGGGGGAGTCGTCAAGGACCCGCAGGGATTGTTTTATTCTTCCCCGGAACAGCTTGCAGCACTGGGTGTGCAAACGAAGATGCGCCATGAAGTGACGAATGTGGATACCGCCCGCAAAACCTTGAAGGCCCGCAACCTCGCTACAGGCGAAGAATTTGAAGATACGTACGACAAGCTGATTATGACAACAGGCTCATGGCCGATTGTGCCTAAGCTGGAAGGTATAGAGCTGGAGGGGATTCTGCTCTCGAAGAATTATAATCACTCCAACACCATTATTGAACAAGCGCAGAAGGTGAAAAGAATTACAGTAGTCGGAGCCGGTTATATCGGCGTTGAGCTGGTTGAAGCTTTTCAGATGAACGGCAAGGAAGTTACCCTGATCGACGGGGAAGACCGCATTCTGAGCAAATATCTGGATGAGGAATTTACGGCTCCGATTCAACAATCTCTTGAAGAGCACGGCATCAAGCTTGCGCTTGGAGAGAAGGTTGCAGCATTCGCCGGAGAGAACGGCAAAGTGACTAAGGTCATTACAAGCAAGGGAGAGCATGAAACCGATCTGGTCATTCTCTGCATCGGCTTCCGTCCGAATACAGAGCTGCTCAAGGGTCAAGTCGATATGCTTCCGAACGGCGCGATTATGGTCAACGATTACATGCAGACCAGCCTGCCGGATGTATATGCCGCTGGTGACAGCTGTGCGATTCATTACAACCCGACCGGCAAACATGCTTATATTCCGCTCGCCACGAACGCTGTACGCATGGGGACCCTGGTAGCCCGCAATCTGGTCTCGAACACGATTCCTTATATGGGCACGCAGGGAACATCAGGCATCAAGATTTATGAAGATAATATTGCCGGTACAGGACTTACCGAGGATGCCGCCAAAGCCGAGGGTATGGATGCTGAAAGTGTAATGCTAATTGACAACTACCGTCCGGAGTTTATGCCGACATTCGAGCAGGTTCAGGTAAAAGTCGTCTTTGAACGTGCGACCCGCCGCATTCTTGGGGCACAGATTATGTCCAAGATGGATCTGACGCAGTCGATCAATACCGTTTCGGTTTGTATTCAGAATAAAATGACCGTGGACCAGCTGGCCTTCATTGATTTCTTCTTCCAGCCGCACTACAACAAGCCTTGGAACTTCCTGAACACTGCAGGACTTCAGGCACTGCCCAAGACAGTTGCCGTTAAAGAACCAGTACACGTCTAA
- a CDS encoding formate--tetrahydrofolate ligase, producing the protein MRLITEVASAAGINEEHLELYGKYKSKLSPSLWAELKHKPDGKLVLVTAVNPTPAGEGKTLTTIGLSQALNVAGIKTVAALREPSLGPCLGMKGGATGGGKAQIVPADEINLHFTGDIHAVTSAHNLLSAMIDNHIFQGNALNLDSQRIVWKRVMDMNDRSLRNIVTGLGDGNGTVRESGFQITTASEIMAVLCLCNDLADLKTRLSRMLIGYDTLGQPITAKDIGAVEAMTALLKEAVKPNLVQTIEGTPVIVHGGPFANIAHGCSSVIGTRYALKLADVVVTEAGFGADLGAEKFMDIKCRQAGLTPSAAVLVVTVKSLKYNGGVRKEELYAGNRAALLSGLSNMERHIENLGKFGVPVLVALNHFEGDAPAEINDVLEACRRLGVPAAISKVWAEGSAGGLELAQELKKLLDREEAVKFAPLYEDNLDIPSKINKIVTEIYHGAEVAFSPAAKRSLAVIDRLGLHQLQVCMAKTPYSFSDQPRLLGAPEGFTMGVRDITLSLGAGFAVVITGNIVTMPGLPAKPAAEGLQVDEDGVISGLE; encoded by the coding sequence ATGAGGTTAATAACAGAGGTAGCATCGGCAGCAGGAATCAATGAAGAGCATCTGGAGTTGTATGGTAAGTATAAAAGCAAACTGTCGCCGTCCCTGTGGGCAGAGCTGAAGCACAAACCGGACGGCAAGCTGGTCCTGGTTACGGCAGTTAACCCTACACCGGCGGGTGAAGGCAAAACCTTGACGACCATCGGATTATCCCAGGCGCTGAATGTGGCGGGAATCAAGACGGTAGCGGCACTACGTGAACCTTCGCTTGGACCCTGCCTGGGCATGAAGGGCGGCGCAACCGGCGGAGGCAAGGCGCAGATTGTTCCGGCAGATGAGATCAATCTGCATTTCACCGGGGATATCCATGCGGTGACCTCTGCGCATAACCTGCTCTCCGCGATGATCGATAATCATATTTTTCAGGGCAACGCCTTGAACCTGGACTCGCAACGGATAGTTTGGAAACGTGTGATGGATATGAATGACCGCAGCCTGCGGAATATTGTGACCGGTCTTGGCGACGGCAACGGGACGGTGCGGGAGAGCGGCTTCCAGATCACGACGGCTTCAGAGATTATGGCTGTGCTGTGTCTCTGCAATGACCTCGCGGATCTCAAAACACGGCTGAGCCGGATGCTGATCGGTTATGATACGCTGGGACAGCCAATAACCGCCAAGGATATAGGAGCTGTAGAGGCGATGACTGCACTGCTCAAGGAAGCGGTCAAGCCTAATCTGGTGCAGACGATTGAAGGCACGCCCGTGATTGTGCATGGCGGACCCTTCGCTAATATTGCCCACGGCTGCAGCAGTGTAATCGGAACCCGCTATGCCCTGAAGCTCGCAGACGTGGTAGTGACTGAAGCGGGCTTTGGCGCAGATCTTGGTGCCGAGAAGTTCATGGATATTAAATGCCGCCAGGCCGGCCTGACCCCTTCTGCCGCAGTGCTGGTGGTTACAGTGAAATCACTGAAATATAACGGAGGCGTCCGCAAAGAAGAGCTGTATGCCGGCAACCGGGCGGCGCTGCTCTCCGGATTGTCCAATATGGAGCGCCATATTGAGAATCTTGGCAAATTCGGTGTGCCTGTACTCGTTGCCCTCAATCACTTTGAAGGAGATGCCCCGGCGGAGATTAACGATGTGCTGGAGGCCTGCCGCCGGCTGGGTGTGCCTGCGGCTATCTCCAAGGTATGGGCCGAGGGAAGCGCAGGCGGGCTGGAACTGGCGCAGGAGCTGAAGAAGCTGCTGGACCGGGAAGAAGCCGTAAAGTTCGCGCCGCTGTATGAAGACAACCTGGATATCCCGTCCAAAATCAATAAAATCGTCACCGAAATCTACCATGGCGCAGAAGTGGCCTTTTCTCCGGCAGCCAAACGCAGTTTGGCTGTGATTGACAGGCTGGGCCTGCACCAGCTTCAGGTCTGTATGGCCAAAACGCCATATTCCTTCTCTGATCAGCCGAGGCTGCTTGGAGCACCGGAAGGCTTCACCATGGGTGTCCGGGATATTACGCTGTCCCTTGGCGCAGGTTTTGCTGTAGTCATCACAGGGAACATTGTCACAATGCCGGGACTTCCCGCCAAACCAGCCGCAGAAGGGCTGCAGGTTGATGAAGATGGTGTGATTTCCGGTTTAGAATAA
- a CDS encoding glutathione peroxidase: MSIYSFAGVTPSGTEVAFKDYEGKVLLIANTASKCGLTPQYGDLQKLYEQYGDQGLVVLGFPCNQFAGQEPGTSEEAEAFCQINYGVTFPVFAKVDVNGPEASLLFQYLKGQQPGDGESSDIQWNFTKFLVDRSGNVVARVEPKESPESMKDLIESLLK; encoded by the coding sequence ATGTCGATCTATAGTTTTGCCGGAGTCACACCTTCGGGTACAGAAGTGGCGTTTAAGGACTATGAGGGCAAGGTGCTGCTGATCGCCAATACGGCCAGCAAGTGCGGGCTTACCCCGCAATACGGAGATTTGCAGAAGCTGTACGAGCAATACGGAGATCAAGGGCTTGTTGTGCTGGGGTTCCCCTGCAACCAGTTTGCCGGACAGGAGCCGGGTACCAGTGAGGAAGCAGAAGCCTTTTGTCAGATCAATTACGGCGTTACTTTCCCGGTGTTTGCCAAGGTAGATGTGAATGGGCCGGAGGCAAGCCTGCTGTTCCAATATTTGAAGGGCCAGCAGCCGGGTGACGGGGAGAGCAGCGATATCCAGTGGAACTTCACGAAGTTTCTGGTAGACCGCAGCGGTAATGTGGTGGCGCGTGTGGAGCCGAAGGAATCACCGGAGAGTATGAAGGACCTTATTGAATCTCTGCTGAAATAA
- a CDS encoding LLM class flavin-dependent oxidoreductase, with product MKLSILDQSPVSEGSSPAEALAQTALLAREAERLGYHRFWVAEHHAAPGLAGSSPEVLMAHLAAVTSEIRIGSGAVLLPHYSAYKVAENFRVMEALYPGRIDLGVGRAAGGSALSARALQDNRVNPEDIDRYEQQLKELIAFLHESDETGAVEPPHRYAGLQATPAVSTAPEIWLLGSSSASAALSARLGTGYAFARFINGNGGAEAVREYADSFAPSRAAATPQSLVAVFAVCARTSEEADRLAASMDLSLVLLEKEHLSTATPSVETAMNYTYTPYDRFSIKDNRKRMVVGSPREVREQLQALAEEYQCGELMISSHIHSFEDKLASVRLIAEACGLTRRV from the coding sequence ATGAAATTAAGCATTCTGGATCAATCGCCGGTGTCTGAAGGGAGCTCGCCTGCGGAGGCACTGGCCCAGACAGCATTGCTGGCCCGCGAAGCAGAGCGTCTCGGGTATCACCGCTTCTGGGTTGCTGAGCATCACGCGGCGCCCGGACTGGCCGGCTCCAGTCCGGAGGTGCTGATGGCTCATCTGGCTGCTGTAACTTCGGAGATCCGCATCGGCTCAGGAGCTGTGCTGCTCCCGCATTACAGTGCTTACAAGGTCGCCGAGAACTTCCGCGTCATGGAAGCCTTGTATCCCGGGCGGATCGATCTGGGTGTGGGCAGAGCAGCAGGCGGCAGTGCGCTGTCCGCCAGGGCGCTGCAGGATAACCGTGTGAATCCTGAGGATATAGACCGTTATGAGCAGCAGCTTAAGGAGCTCATTGCTTTTCTGCATGAGTCTGATGAGACAGGGGCTGTGGAACCTCCACACCGCTATGCCGGACTGCAGGCTACACCTGCCGTGAGTACAGCACCGGAAATCTGGCTGCTGGGTTCAAGCAGTGCCAGTGCGGCGCTCTCCGCCCGGCTGGGGACCGGATATGCCTTTGCCCGGTTTATCAACGGGAACGGGGGTGCGGAAGCGGTGCGGGAGTATGCGGATAGCTTCGCTCCATCCCGTGCTGCTGCAACGCCACAATCGCTGGTGGCAGTTTTTGCTGTCTGTGCCAGAACCTCTGAGGAAGCCGACCGCCTGGCCGCCAGCATGGATCTGTCGCTGGTACTGCTGGAGAAAGAGCATCTCTCCACCGCCACTCCTTCTGTAGAAACTGCTATGAATTATACATATACACCTTATGACAGGTTCTCCATTAAGGATAACCGTAAGCGGATGGTCGTAGGGTCGCCGAGGGAAGTCAGGGAGCAATTGCAGGCGCTGGCGGAGGAATATCAATGCGGGGAGCTGATGATTTCATCGCATATTCACAGCTTTGAGGATAAGCTGGCATCCGTCCGGCTTATTGCCGAAGCCTGCGGGCTGACGCGAAGGGTGTAG
- a CDS encoding methyltransferase family protein, with protein sequence MGTLNILSLIVFCIFLVSYVLKLVILYRKNSIKANVLAKGKKSSGIKLTERLVKIATFIWGATWFSMSLAEPYFVDFIGWHYNLPVVNFAGVGIVSLGCAVFILAMTSMRTSWRVGIDKSATTKLITRGVYRYSRNVAFVGFDLMFSGLYLMYPNFLTLIILVLNVLAIHLLILQEEKHLRLVFGQEYDDYCRKTPRYI encoded by the coding sequence ATGGGTACTCTTAATATTTTATCCCTGATTGTATTCTGTATTTTCCTGGTTTCTTATGTGTTAAAGCTTGTGATTCTGTACAGAAAGAACAGCATTAAGGCCAATGTGCTGGCCAAAGGCAAGAAAAGCTCCGGAATAAAATTAACAGAACGATTAGTTAAAATAGCTACATTCATTTGGGGGGCTACATGGTTCTCTATGTCATTAGCTGAACCTTATTTTGTCGATTTTATAGGCTGGCATTATAATCTTCCGGTTGTTAACTTCGCCGGTGTGGGTATAGTTAGTTTAGGATGTGCAGTGTTCATTCTCGCTATGACATCAATGCGTACCTCATGGAGAGTCGGGATAGATAAGTCTGCAACGACTAAGCTTATCACCCGGGGGGTGTATAGATATAGCCGGAACGTTGCTTTTGTCGGCTTTGATCTTATGTTCTCGGGTTTGTATTTGATGTATCCCAATTTCTTGACCCTGATCATTCTGGTGCTTAACGTTCTAGCTATTCACCTGTTGATACTGCAGGAAGAGAAACATCTAAGACTTGTATTCGGACAGGAATATGATGATTACTGCCGCAAAACTCCAAGATATATTTAA
- a CDS encoding DUF3243 domain-containing protein — protein sequence MSEHNHVVSKDGSVTMHRVNDALDRIEPGQKEMILNNFEDFKSYLGKRIHLAQKIGLSDEQLAVAAEKIADYLAAYEEPRNSEEKLLLELWKAGNKEERHRLAHMLVKMVQH from the coding sequence ATGTCTGAACATAATCATGTGGTGAGCAAGGACGGAAGTGTGACGATGCACCGGGTGAACGATGCGCTGGACCGGATTGAGCCGGGGCAGAAGGAAATGATCCTGAACAATTTCGAGGATTTCAAAAGCTACTTGGGAAAGCGCATCCACCTAGCGCAGAAAATCGGGCTCAGCGATGAGCAGCTGGCTGTGGCTGCCGAGAAAATCGCCGATTATCTGGCGGCGTACGAAGAGCCCCGCAACAGTGAGGAGAAGCTGCTGCTGGAATTGTGGAAGGCCGGAAACAAAGAAGAGCGCCACCGGCTGGCGCATATGCTGGTGAAGATGGTGCAGCATTAA
- a CDS encoding D-alanyl-D-alanine carboxypeptidase family protein, translating into MSRTTKIVIMFIVVIAVGWGIGKYTSPSASREDGTNINTGTDLGAGPGTAPETSALPNADPDSQEQGSGNNTGAEPEPAVTEAPADSTSGENNAAGAPEPTDRPAPTDKPAPTDKPAATDSGSNGDAEMVAAEPESIAVMVNKQYRLPDKYKPADLVYPDVPFIFSEKIEKRMLRREAATALEEMFAGAKKDGIYLAGVSGYRSEATQRRLFNNYVARDGEEKARTYSALPGHSEHQTGLAIDLSGSDGKCAAESCFAGTKEAEWLADHAAEYGYIIRFLEGKQAITGYIYEPWHVRYVGKEIAASVSERGITLEEYYDAVPVSN; encoded by the coding sequence ATGTCCAGAACTACCAAGATTGTCATCATGTTCATCGTTGTCATTGCTGTCGGCTGGGGAATCGGGAAGTATACTAGCCCATCCGCTTCCCGGGAAGACGGAACGAATATAAATACAGGTACCGATCTCGGGGCAGGGCCGGGTACGGCGCCGGAGACTTCAGCACTGCCAAACGCAGATCCGGACAGCCAGGAGCAGGGCTCCGGCAATAATACAGGGGCTGAGCCAGAGCCGGCTGTAACTGAAGCCCCGGCGGATTCAACGAGCGGGGAGAATAATGCGGCCGGGGCTCCGGAACCAACGGACAGGCCTGCCCCTACGGACAAGCCTGCCCCTACGGATAAGCCGGCGGCTACGGATTCGGGCAGTAATGGTGACGCAGAGATGGTTGCCGCCGAACCGGAGAGTATCGCGGTCATGGTTAATAAGCAGTACAGATTGCCTGACAAATATAAGCCGGCCGATCTGGTCTATCCTGATGTGCCTTTTATTTTCTCGGAGAAGATCGAGAAGCGGATGCTGCGGCGTGAAGCTGCCACGGCGCTGGAGGAGATGTTTGCCGGAGCGAAGAAGGACGGTATTTATCTGGCCGGCGTATCCGGCTACCGTTCGGAAGCGACCCAGAGAAGGCTGTTCAATAACTATGTAGCCCGGGATGGTGAAGAGAAAGCCCGTACCTACAGTGCGTTGCCCGGACACAGCGAGCATCAGACGGGTCTGGCGATAGACCTGTCCGGCAGTGATGGCAAATGTGCGGCCGAAAGCTGCTTTGCCGGTACGAAGGAAGCTGAATGGCTTGCGGATCATGCCGCTGAATACGGATATATTATACGGTTCCTCGAAGGCAAGCAGGCGATCACCGGATATATTTATGAGCCTTGGCATGTCCGTTATGTAGGGAAGGAGATTGCCGCGTCCGTATCGGAGAGAGGGATTACCCTCGAAGAATATTATGATGCCGTTCCGGTGTCGAATTAA
- a CDS encoding DEAD/DEAH box helicase — protein sequence MPGFKELGVSEVLNDLLKGQGIVKPTPVQEEAIPPLVEGLDVIARAKTGTGKTLAFLLPIMDKIRVEAAYPQALILAPTRELALQITEEARKLARHTGVKILAVYGGQDVEKQLRKLEGGRHLIIGTPGRLLDHLRRETLDLGGVKMLVLDEADQMLHMGFLEDVETIITAVPYRRQTMLFSATIPDPIKRLAANYMKEPLDIIIKSGSPIPLDNIRQQVVECSDRNKEEALIALIERDRPYLAIIFCRTKRRAIKLNEALQAAGYDCDELHGDLSQGKREAVMKRFRDAKLQLLVATDVAARGLDVEGITHIFNYDLPLDADSYIHRIGRTGRAGGKGLAITFSSPRERAGLELIEHGISQRLDRRRYEKDEFGVGEFTSVQGGGSPRGGRQSAAPEAARAGRGGRGQGRSGGAPRAEAAGRPGGRGRGGKEAGGWGAPAEGGSRSRKDAAGGGGKRSAYSAAAAPRGGDSAGKSAAKPRPGGGYGAFASGGDSSPAPGYAAGANAAGGRGGNKGGGARSGGPSSGYSTNVSRGADAGGFSYGASKGAGSGAGYNPGGAKSSPKFRAHVARSNEGGGSGAPATKGGGSRGGYSAGGGSKGGKGGFSSGGRSSGGTSSRGGRSGGSGGGSRGGRGSSR from the coding sequence TTGCCGGGTTTTAAAGAATTAGGAGTTTCTGAAGTACTAAACGATCTGCTCAAGGGGCAGGGAATCGTGAAACCGACGCCGGTGCAGGAAGAAGCGATCCCGCCGCTCGTAGAGGGTCTGGACGTTATCGCCCGTGCTAAGACGGGAACAGGGAAGACGCTGGCTTTCCTGCTGCCGATTATGGACAAGATCCGGGTAGAGGCGGCTTATCCGCAGGCGCTTATTCTTGCGCCGACGCGTGAACTCGCACTGCAGATTACCGAAGAAGCGCGCAAGCTGGCGCGGCATACGGGAGTGAAGATTCTGGCAGTCTATGGCGGACAGGATGTGGAGAAGCAGCTCCGCAAGCTGGAAGGCGGCAGACATCTGATTATCGGAACGCCGGGACGGCTGCTGGATCACCTGCGCCGGGAGACGCTGGACCTTGGCGGCGTGAAGATGCTGGTGCTGGATGAAGCGGACCAGATGCTCCACATGGGCTTCCTGGAGGATGTAGAGACGATCATTACGGCTGTGCCTTACCGCCGCCAGACGATGCTGTTCTCTGCGACAATACCGGACCCGATCAAACGGCTGGCTGCGAATTATATGAAAGAACCGCTCGATATCATTATCAAGAGCGGGTCTCCAATTCCGCTGGACAATATCCGCCAGCAGGTGGTGGAATGCTCTGACCGCAATAAGGAAGAAGCGCTTATTGCCCTGATTGAGCGGGACCGTCCGTATCTGGCTATTATTTTCTGCCGGACCAAACGCCGGGCCATCAAGCTGAACGAAGCGCTGCAGGCAGCCGGGTATGACTGCGACGAATTGCACGGCGACTTGTCCCAGGGCAAACGCGAAGCCGTCATGAAGCGGTTCCGCGATGCCAAGCTGCAGCTGCTGGTTGCTACGGATGTAGCAGCCCGCGGGCTTGATGTGGAAGGCATCACCCACATCTTCAACTACGATCTTCCGCTGGATGCGGACAGCTATATTCACCGGATCGGCCGCACGGGCCGCGCCGGAGGCAAGGGCCTTGCGATCACGTTCTCTTCGCCGCGTGAACGCGCCGGGCTCGAACTGATCGAGCACGGCATTTCCCAGCGGCTGGACCGCCGCCGGTACGAGAAGGATGAATTCGGCGTTGGCGAATTCACCTCTGTGCAAGGCGGCGGCTCGCCGCGCGGCGGGCGGCAGAGCGCAGCGCCTGAAGCGGCGCGCGCTGGACGCGGCGGCCGCGGGCAGGGCCGCAGCGGCGGTGCTCCGCGCGCGGAAGCCGCAGGGCGTCCGGGCGGACGCGGACGCGGCGGCAAGGAAGCAGGCGGCTGGGGTGCGCCTGCGGAAGGCGGAAGCCGCAGCCGTAAGGACGCGGCAGGCGGTGGCGGCAAGCGCAGCGCGTACAGCGCGGCTGCGGCTCCGCGGGGCGGCGACTCCGCCGGCAAGAGCGCGGCGAAGCCAAGACCGGGCGGCGGCTACGGCGCCTTCGCCAGCGGCGGCGACAGCAGCCCGGCTCCGGGTTATGCCGCTGGAGCGAATGCCGCAGGCGGACGCGGCGGCAATAAGGGTGGCGGTGCCAGAAGCGGCGGCCCGAGCAGCGGCTACAGCACCAATGTATCCAGAGGCGCGGATGCCGGCGGATTCAGCTATGGTGCTTCGAAGGGCGCCGGCTCCGGTGCCGGGTACAACCCGGGCGGAGCGAAGTCGAGCCCGAAATTCCGGGCGCATGTAGCCCGCAGCAATGAAGGCGGCGGCTCAGGCGCGCCCGCTACCAAGGGCGGCGGCTCACGCGGCGGTTATAGTGCCGGCGGCGGCTCCAAGGGCGGCAAAGGCGGCTTCAGCTCGGGCGGACGCAGCAGCGGCGGAACCTCATCGCGCGGCGGACGCAGTGGCGGCTCCGGCGGCGGTTCACGCGGCGGACGCGGCTCATCCAGATAA